One part of the Lachnospiraceae bacterium JLR.KK002 genome encodes these proteins:
- a CDS encoding DUF5668 domain-containing protein codes for MRTRRVGSITCGILMILFGILFMVHMFYPPLSLEIIMKLWPLILIALGGELLASNMKKGEGQEEILRYDKGAIFLVFLLACFAAGMGILEYCMNFYAQYGVVYY; via the coding sequence ATGAGAACCAGAAGAGTTGGAAGCATTACATGTGGAATCCTGATGATACTTTTTGGAATTTTGTTTATGGTGCATATGTTTTATCCGCCCCTGTCTCTGGAAATTATCATGAAGCTGTGGCCTCTGATACTCATTGCACTGGGCGGAGAACTGCTCGCCTCCAATATGAAGAAAGGAGAGGGGCAGGAAGAAATACTCAGATACGATAAAGGGGCCATTTTCCTGGTGTTTCTTCTGGCCTGCTTTGCAGCAGGTATGGGGATTCTGGAATACTGTATGAACTTTTATGCACAGTACGGAGTGGTTTACTACTGA
- a CDS encoding diacylglycerol kinase family protein, with protein MAERRSRPELLSKVSRESRQDMYYFIVNVASRTGKGRKIWRRLEAELKERKVAYRAFLTKYKGHAGELAEKLTEKYQEEVISLVVVGGDGTANEVVNGIRDFAGIRFGYIPTGSGNDLGRGLGLPKDPLAALKRILESQELYEMDIGKVSWGRNPEKSAYFNISSGIGMDAEVCRRVNAAGMKVFLNRLHLGRLSYFIQTILTLAELPDVQANLQFDQGEKKRIQGLICMAVMNHRCEGGGLPMAPQASDQDGRLSVCYIYGVGKLRALFLLFTLLKGKHVGFQGIEVADCESCTLWLQEPMTGHMDGEDLGDPVRLRYECLPGALKVMK; from the coding sequence ATGGCAGAGCGCCGAAGCAGGCCGGAGCTGCTGAGTAAAGTCAGCAGAGAAAGCAGACAGGATATGTATTATTTTATTGTAAATGTGGCTTCCAGAACAGGGAAAGGCAGAAAAATCTGGAGGAGACTGGAGGCAGAACTGAAAGAGAGGAAGGTGGCTTACCGGGCCTTCCTCACAAAATATAAAGGCCACGCCGGAGAACTGGCGGAAAAACTGACGGAGAAATATCAGGAAGAAGTGATTTCTCTTGTGGTGGTGGGCGGCGATGGTACGGCAAATGAAGTGGTGAACGGAATCCGGGATTTTGCCGGTATACGATTTGGCTATATTCCCACGGGTTCCGGCAATGATCTGGGCAGAGGGCTGGGTCTTCCAAAAGACCCGCTGGCTGCCCTGAAACGGATTCTGGAGTCTCAGGAACTGTATGAAATGGATATCGGAAAGGTATCCTGGGGCAGGAATCCGGAGAAAAGTGCATATTTCAACATCAGTTCGGGGATTGGCATGGATGCGGAAGTCTGCAGACGTGTCAATGCCGCCGGAATGAAAGTGTTTTTAAACAGGCTCCATCTGGGAAGGCTGTCTTATTTTATTCAGACCATACTGACACTGGCAGAACTGCCGGATGTTCAGGCAAACCTTCAGTTTGACCAGGGAGAGAAAAAGAGAATCCAGGGGCTGATTTGCATGGCTGTGATGAATCACAGATGTGAAGGCGGCGGTCTTCCCATGGCGCCGCAGGCTTCGGATCAGGACGGCAGGTTATCTGTCTGTTATATTTACGGGGTGGGAAAATTGCGGGCCCTGTTTCTTCTGTTTACCCTGCTCAAAGGGAAACATGTGGGATTTCAGGGAATAGAGGTGGCTGACTGCGAATCCTGTACCCTGTGGCTGCAGGAGCCCATGACCGGCCATATGGACGGAGAAGATCTGGGCGATCCGGTGCGGCTGCGGTATGAATGCCTGCCGGGTGCGCTGAAAGTTATGAAATGA
- a CDS encoding ABC transporter substrate-binding protein, which yields MKKKLVSLMLVAAMAATMAAGCGSNNGNKNDAADNSGSTTEESTDDSQEESKDDSQAASGDGAVYYLNFKPEQADQWKALAETYTEQTGVPVTVETATSGTYESTLKSEMAKEEAPTLFQVNGPVGLASWADYCYDLKESALYKNLKSDDFALIADSGEVQGIAYVIETYGLIYNKKLLADYCALDGAKIKDASEINSFAKLKEVADDMQAKKDDLGINGAFTSAGMDSSSDWRFKTHLANLPIYYEYQADGIETTDAIKGTYLDNYKNMWDLYITDSTVEPTMLSSMTGEDAAAEFAMGEAVFYQNGTWAYNDIKDNEVADEDLGMLPIYIGVEGEENQGLCTGSENYWCVNKNASQEDIDATLAFVEWVITSDEGRTSFRDEMGFVTPFSTFTDEYQPANPLVAASQEDIDAGHATVAWCFTTMPSENWKNGVGSALLEYAQGTGEWDAVKTAFVDGWAAEVQAVSE from the coding sequence ATGAAAAAGAAATTAGTATCATTGATGCTGGTGGCAGCTATGGCAGCAACTATGGCAGCCGGCTGCGGAAGCAACAACGGAAACAAAAACGATGCTGCTGACAACAGCGGAAGCACCACAGAAGAGAGTACAGACGACAGTCAGGAAGAAAGCAAGGATGACAGCCAGGCAGCCAGCGGGGACGGCGCTGTGTATTATCTGAACTTCAAGCCGGAACAGGCAGATCAGTGGAAAGCTCTGGCAGAGACTTATACCGAGCAGACAGGTGTTCCTGTAACGGTAGAGACAGCAACTTCCGGAACATATGAGTCCACACTGAAATCTGAGATGGCAAAAGAAGAAGCACCCACACTGTTCCAGGTAAACGGACCGGTAGGACTTGCTTCCTGGGCAGATTACTGCTATGACTTAAAAGAAAGCGCACTGTACAAGAACTTAAAGAGCGATGATTTCGCACTGATTGCTGATTCCGGCGAAGTACAGGGTATTGCATATGTTATTGAAACATACGGACTGATTTACAACAAGAAGCTGCTGGCTGATTACTGCGCACTGGACGGAGCAAAAATCAAAGACGCTTCCGAAATCAACAGTTTTGCAAAATTAAAAGAAGTAGCAGATGATATGCAGGCAAAGAAAGACGATTTGGGAATCAACGGTGCATTTACTTCCGCAGGTATGGATTCCTCCTCTGACTGGAGATTCAAGACTCATCTGGCCAACCTTCCGATTTATTATGAATATCAGGCAGACGGTATTGAAACTACCGACGCAATCAAAGGAACCTATCTTGACAACTACAAAAATATGTGGGATCTGTACATCACAGACTCTACCGTAGAGCCTACCATGTTATCCAGCATGACCGGTGAAGATGCAGCAGCAGAATTTGCAATGGGTGAAGCAGTATTCTATCAGAATGGTACATGGGCTTACAACGATATCAAAGACAACGAAGTAGCAGACGAAGACCTTGGTATGCTTCCAATCTACATCGGCGTAGAGGGAGAAGAAAATCAGGGGCTCTGCACCGGTTCTGAGAACTACTGGTGTGTAAATAAAAACGCTTCTCAGGAAGACATCGACGCAACACTGGCATTTGTAGAATGGGTTATCACATCTGATGAAGGACGTACTTCCTTCCGCGATGAAATGGGATTCGTAACTCCGTTCTCCACCTTTACCGATGAATATCAGCCGGCAAATCCGCTGGTAGCAGCTTCTCAGGAAGATATCGACGCAGGACACGCAACCGTTGCATGGTGCTTTACCACAATGCCTTCTGAAAACTGGAAAAACGGTGTAGGAAGCGCATTACTTGAGTATGCACAGGGCACCGGCGAATGGGATGCAGTAAAGACAGCGTTTGTTGACGGATGGGCAGCAGAAGTCCAGGCAGTAAGCGAATAA
- a CDS encoding sugar ABC transporter permease: MQKSLKKYFPVFALPTLVAFTIGFIVPFLMGIYLSFCKFTTVTDAKFVGISNYFKIFTDKTFGHALWYTAAFTIVSVLLINVLAFAIAMLLTKGIKGTNIFRTVFFMPNLIGGIVLGYIWQLLLNGILAHFQKTLTYNSAYGFWGLVILMCWQQIGYMMIIYISGIQNIPGELIEAAKIDGATNAQILKNVTIPMVMPSITICTFLTLTNGFKLFDQNLALTNGEPSNMSELLALNIFNTFYGRSGFEGVGQAKAVIFFILVALIAVGQNYLTRRKEVQQ; this comes from the coding sequence ATGCAAAAATCACTTAAAAAATATTTTCCTGTTTTTGCACTGCCGACTCTGGTAGCATTTACAATTGGATTCATAGTTCCTTTTCTTATGGGTATCTATTTATCATTTTGTAAGTTTACGACAGTTACCGATGCAAAATTTGTAGGTATCAGTAATTATTTTAAAATATTTACAGACAAAACATTTGGGCACGCACTCTGGTACACTGCCGCATTTACAATTGTGTCCGTGTTATTGATTAACGTACTGGCATTTGCAATTGCGATGCTTTTAACAAAGGGAATTAAGGGAACAAATATTTTCCGAACCGTATTTTTCATGCCGAACCTGATTGGCGGTATCGTTCTTGGATATATCTGGCAGTTATTGTTAAACGGTATTCTGGCACATTTCCAGAAAACCCTGACTTATAATTCAGCCTATGGATTCTGGGGTCTGGTTATTCTGATGTGCTGGCAGCAGATTGGTTATATGATGATTATCTATATTTCCGGTATCCAGAATATTCCGGGAGAACTGATTGAAGCAGCAAAAATTGACGGTGCCACCAATGCTCAGATTTTAAAGAACGTAACCATTCCAATGGTAATGCCTTCCATTACCATCTGTACCTTTTTAACACTGACCAACGGATTTAAGCTCTTTGACCAGAACCTGGCGCTGACCAACGGAGAACCTTCCAATATGTCAGAACTGCTGGCGCTGAATATTTTCAACACCTTCTACGGCCGGTCAGGATTTGAAGGCGTGGGCCAGGCAAAAGCAGTAATATTCTTTATTCTGGTAGCATTGATTGCCGTTGGACAGAACTATCTTACAAGACGTAAGGAGGTGCAGCAGTAA
- a CDS encoding carbohydrate ABC transporter permease, with product MGVRKAKHGWIYTIFFSLLSVAWVFPIVLVLINSFKKKVYISRKPFAIPTDKMFVKWDNYVNGMEKIHFFDAFKNSLFITVFSVAVIILCTSMCAWYISRVKSKFSSGMYYLCLFSMIVPFQMVMFTLSKLANMLHLSSPVGIILVYLGFGAGLAVFMFCGFVRSIPLEIEEAAMIDGCTPVQTFFQIVFPILKPTCITVAILQAMWIWNDYLLPYLVLDIKRWKTIPIAIQYLKGGYGSVDMGAMMAMLVLAIIPIIVFYMACQKHIIEGVVAGAVKG from the coding sequence ATGGGTGTAAGAAAAGCAAAACACGGATGGATTTATACCATATTTTTCAGTTTACTTTCTGTTGCATGGGTATTTCCGATTGTGCTGGTGCTGATTAACTCTTTTAAAAAGAAAGTATATATCAGCCGGAAGCCCTTTGCGATTCCCACAGACAAAATGTTTGTAAAATGGGATAATTATGTCAATGGTATGGAGAAAATCCATTTCTTTGACGCATTTAAAAATTCCCTGTTTATCACCGTATTTTCCGTAGCGGTTATTATTTTATGTACTTCCATGTGCGCATGGTACATATCCAGGGTAAAATCTAAATTTTCTTCCGGAATGTACTATTTATGTCTGTTTTCCATGATTGTACCGTTCCAGATGGTAATGTTTACGTTATCAAAATTAGCAAATATGTTGCATTTATCCAGCCCGGTTGGTATTATATTAGTATATCTGGGATTTGGAGCCGGTCTGGCGGTGTTTATGTTCTGCGGATTTGTACGTAGTATTCCGCTGGAAATTGAGGAAGCAGCCATGATTGACGGCTGTACCCCCGTTCAGACATTTTTCCAGATTGTATTTCCGATTTTAAAACCCACCTGTATCACCGTGGCAATTCTTCAGGCAATGTGGATCTGGAATGACTATCTGCTCCCGTATCTGGTACTGGACATCAAACGCTGGAAGACCATTCCCATTGCCATTCAGTACCTGAAGGGTGGATATGGTTCTGTGGATATGGGCGCCATGATGGCAATGCTGGTGCTGGCGATTATCCCGATTATCGTATTTTACATGGCATGTCAGAAACACATTATCGAGGGTGTTGTGGCAGGTGCGGTAAAAGGCTAG
- the malQ gene encoding 4-alpha-glucanotransferase has protein sequence MRSSGVLMHISSLPSPYGIGTLGKEAEKFVDFLVKAEQSYWQVLPICPTSYGDSPYQSFSSFAGNPYFIDLEKLCKEKLLTRKECQSYEWGRDITRVDYGILYVNRYALLHKAFDRFRKNIPEDYEGFCQEQADWLNDYALFMALKDAHEGTAWSEWEEDLRLRREEALQKAGEELEEATEFWKVLQYLFYKQWNSLKAYANERGIRIIGDVPIYVAMDSADVWANPSQFYLNENLVPIDVAGCPPDAFSDDGQLWGNPLFRWDVMEQDDYRWWKKRLDKMSKLFDVVRIDHFRGFESYYAIPFGDKTAKNGEWRKGPGIKLFRSIEKELGRLDIIAEDLGFLTEAVHEMLEESGYPGMKLIQFAFDSREDGDYLPHNYNNNSVVYAGTHDNDTILGWMKTAPRPCVAFAKDYLNLNKDEGYHWGVMRGVWSSVSDTAIVTMQDLLGIGSEGRMNTPSTLGCNWMWRMKPGAVDSKLVRRICKQVELYGRAPKQAGAAE, from the coding sequence ATGCGTAGTAGTGGAGTTTTAATGCATATTTCATCTCTGCCCTCTCCCTACGGGATTGGAACACTGGGAAAAGAGGCGGAAAAATTTGTGGACTTTCTGGTGAAGGCAGAGCAGAGTTACTGGCAGGTGCTGCCCATCTGCCCTACCAGTTACGGAGATTCTCCCTATCAGTCTTTTTCCAGTTTTGCCGGTAATCCTTATTTTATAGATCTGGAAAAGCTCTGTAAAGAAAAACTCCTCACCCGAAAGGAATGCCAGTCTTATGAGTGGGGAAGGGATATTACCAGGGTAGATTACGGAATTCTCTATGTAAACCGTTATGCGTTATTACATAAGGCTTTTGACCGGTTCCGGAAAAATATACCGGAGGATTATGAAGGATTCTGTCAGGAACAGGCAGACTGGCTTAATGATTATGCCCTGTTTATGGCGCTGAAAGACGCCCATGAGGGAACAGCCTGGAGTGAATGGGAGGAAGACCTGCGGCTGCGCCGGGAAGAAGCGCTGCAGAAAGCCGGCGAAGAACTGGAAGAAGCGACAGAGTTCTGGAAAGTGCTGCAGTATCTTTTTTACAAACAGTGGAACAGCCTGAAAGCATATGCCAATGAAAGGGGAATCCGGATTATCGGAGATGTGCCCATTTACGTGGCCATGGACAGTGCGGATGTGTGGGCAAATCCCTCTCAGTTTTACCTGAACGAGAATCTGGTGCCCATTGATGTGGCGGGATGTCCGCCGGATGCATTTTCGGATGACGGTCAGTTGTGGGGTAATCCGCTGTTTCGCTGGGATGTGATGGAACAGGACGATTACCGCTGGTGGAAGAAGCGGCTGGATAAAATGTCAAAACTCTTTGACGTGGTGCGTATTGACCATTTTCGGGGCTTTGAGTCTTATTATGCCATTCCTTTCGGAGATAAAACAGCCAAAAACGGAGAGTGGAGGAAAGGCCCTGGTATTAAACTGTTCCGTTCCATTGAAAAGGAACTGGGCAGACTGGATATTATTGCAGAGGATCTGGGATTCCTGACAGAGGCGGTTCATGAAATGCTGGAGGAATCCGGCTATCCGGGCATGAAGCTGATTCAGTTTGCTTTTGACAGCAGAGAGGACGGAGACTATCTGCCCCATAATTACAATAACAATTCCGTAGTCTATGCAGGAACCCATGATAATGATACTATTCTGGGATGGATGAAGACCGCGCCCAGACCCTGTGTGGCCTTTGCAAAAGATTACCTGAATCTGAATAAAGACGAGGGGTATCACTGGGGGGTAATGCGGGGCGTCTGGTCCAGTGTCAGCGATACTGCCATAGTGACCATGCAGGATTTACTGGGAATTGGAAGTGAGGGAAGGATGAATACCCCTTCCACCCTGGGCTGTAACTGGATGTGGCGTATGAAACCGGGAGCTGTTGACAGCAAACTGGTGAGGCGCATTTGCAAACAGGTGGAGCTGTATGGCAGAGCGCCGAAGCAGGCCGGAGCTGCTGAGTAA
- a CDS encoding sigma-70 family RNA polymerase sigma factor gives MKKRKEADRIGKEEYFGYLLDTYERLVYSICFKMTGNQFDAEDLTQETFLSVYKNLATFQKDYEKAWICKIATNKGLDFLKSAKRRSEPKEDTYFEELKDDGESPEEAYLRRESKEYVYTVCQSLKSPYKEIATEHFYREKTAREIAEESEKGIKTVQTQIYRAKAMIRKIMEGRAAG, from the coding sequence GTGAAGAAACGAAAGGAGGCGGATAGAATCGGTAAAGAAGAATATTTTGGTTACCTGCTGGATACATACGAAAGACTGGTGTATTCCATCTGCTTTAAGATGACGGGCAACCAGTTTGACGCGGAAGATCTGACACAGGAAACTTTTTTATCTGTTTATAAAAATCTTGCCACCTTTCAGAAAGATTATGAAAAGGCCTGGATATGCAAGATTGCAACCAACAAAGGGCTTGATTTTTTAAAAAGCGCAAAAAGGCGCAGCGAGCCGAAAGAAGATACGTATTTTGAAGAACTGAAAGACGACGGGGAAAGTCCGGAGGAGGCTTATTTAAGGCGGGAATCAAAAGAATATGTTTACACTGTCTGTCAGAGCCTGAAAAGTCCCTATAAGGAAATTGCCACGGAACATTTTTACCGGGAGAAAACAGCCAGGGAAATTGCGGAAGAGTCAGAGAAAGGAATCAAAACGGTCCAGACGCAGATTTACCGGGCAAAAGCCATGATTCGCAAAATAATGGAAGGGAGGGCTGCCGGATGA
- a CDS encoding LacI family DNA-binding transcriptional regulator, with product MLTIKDIARESGYSVSTVSRVLNNRRDVSPEAKKRITEIVAARHFVPNNNARHLKQNSSKAIAVLVKGTSNMLFASIVEAIQKRVEATRYTVSINYIDENDNEVEEAAIVCREHKPRGMLFLGGNPRFFEQSFQKINVPCVLVTNQGADLGFDNLSSVSTDDEAAGEYAIDHLIGQGHKRIGILGGDFSLSHTSKQRYSGCVRSFQKHQISFEEQKYYEKSSFSYESAYGAMKRLLKKAEDITAVFAMSDVTAIGAIRAIIDSGRRVPEDISVMGFDGITMAEYYNPKLTTIQQQYQVLAVRSVEILLQNIDMEPVPVHEIIPFHLVQGESVKTIDSSGETETGRPDGSKQI from the coding sequence ATGTTGACCATAAAAGATATTGCAAGAGAATCCGGATATTCGGTAAGTACCGTGTCCAGAGTGCTGAACAACCGCAGGGATGTGAGTCCGGAAGCTAAAAAAAGAATTACGGAAATCGTGGCAGCGCGTCATTTTGTGCCCAATAACAATGCCAGACATCTGAAACAAAACAGCAGCAAGGCCATTGCAGTGCTGGTAAAAGGTACTTCCAACATGCTTTTTGCCAGTATTGTGGAGGCCATACAGAAAAGAGTGGAGGCCACCAGATATACGGTGAGCATCAATTATATTGATGAAAATGATAACGAAGTGGAAGAGGCTGCGATTGTCTGCCGGGAACACAAGCCGCGGGGTATGTTGTTTCTGGGAGGCAATCCCAGATTCTTTGAGCAGTCATTTCAGAAAATAAATGTTCCATGTGTCCTGGTTACCAATCAGGGGGCGGATCTGGGATTTGATAATTTATCCAGTGTGTCCACAGATGATGAAGCGGCAGGGGAATATGCCATAGATCATCTCATCGGGCAGGGGCATAAAAGAATCGGAATACTGGGGGGCGATTTTTCTCTGTCCCATACCAGCAAGCAGAGATATTCCGGGTGTGTCAGAAGTTTTCAGAAACATCAGATTTCCTTTGAGGAACAGAAGTATTATGAGAAATCAAGTTTCTCGTATGAGAGTGCTTACGGGGCCATGAAACGCCTTCTGAAGAAGGCAGAAGACATCACTGCTGTATTTGCCATGAGTGATGTGACGGCCATTGGGGCAATTCGTGCCATTATTGACAGCGGCCGGCGCGTGCCGGAAGATATTTCTGTCATGGGATTTGACGGAATTACCATGGCGGAGTATTATAATCCCAAACTTACCACCATTCAGCAGCAGTATCAGGTTCTGGCGGTAAGGAGTGTGGAAATATTATTACAGAATATAGACATGGAACCTGTGCCTGTCCATGAGATCATTCCGTTTCATCTGGTACAGGGAGAAAGTGTAAAAACGATAGATTCATCCGGGGAAACTGAGACAGGCAGACCGGATGGCAGTAAACAGATTTGA